A genomic segment from Glycine soja cultivar W05 chromosome 20, ASM419377v2, whole genome shotgun sequence encodes:
- the LOC114401707 gene encoding probable carbohydrate esterase At4g34215 has translation METNTLPNQQTPKTKRQIFILSGQSNMAGRGGVIRDANNRKRWDGVVPPESRSDPSILRLSATLQWEPANEPLHVDIDSRKACGVGPGMVFANALLRRRVVVGELGLVPCAVGGTAMKEWARGEELYENMVKRAKESVKERENSSEIKAVLWFQGESDAINEEDAAAYKVNMETLIHNVRQDLNLPSLPIIQVALASGSDYIEKVREAQKAIDLPNVICVDAKGLQLMEDNLHLTTESQIQLGHKLAEAYLTHFHA, from the exons ATGGAAACCAACACACTCCCAAACCAGCAGACACCAAAAACCAAAAGGCAAATCTTCATACTCTCAGGTCAAAGCAACATGGCCGGTCGTGGCGGGGTTATCAGGGACGCTAACAACCGTAAGCGGTGGGACGGCGTGGTTCCGCCGGAGAGCCGCTCCGATCCATCCATCCTCCGCCTCTCCGCCACCCTCCAATGGGAACCCGCGAACGAGCCCCTCCACGTCGACATTGACTCCAGAAAGGCTTGCGGCGTGGGCCCCGGCATGGTCTTCGCGAACGCGCTGCTGCGGCGGCGCGTGGTGGTGGGCGAGCTGGGTCTGGTCCCCTGCGCCGTGGGCGGCACCGCCATGAAGGAGTGGGCGCGTGGGGAGGAACTGTACGAGAACATGGTGAAGAGGGCCAAGGAAAGCGTGAAGGAGCGCGAGAATAGCAGCGAGATCAAAGCGGTGCTGTGGTTCCAAGGTGAAAGCGACGCGATCAACGAGGAAGACGCTGCAGCTTACAAGGTCAACATGGAGACCCTCATCCACAATGTTCGTCAAGACCTCAATTTGCCATCTCTTCCCATCATTCAG GTTGCATTAGCCTCAGGGTCCGATTACATAGAGAAAGTGAGAGAAGCACAAAAGGCAATTGATCTTCCAAACGTGATTTGTGTGGACGCGAAGGGATTGCAATTGATGGAAGATAATCTTCACTTAACCACCGAGTCTCAAATTCAGTTGGGTCACAAGCTGGCTGAGGCCTATCTTACCCATTTTCATGCCTGA
- the LOC114403457 gene encoding D-3-phosphoglycerate dehydrogenase 1, chloroplastic-like, with product MATATSQTLRFQSPSLSLSSKLPLSSAFSVSLRPRHRGSRPLVLVVSAGLDAKPTVLVAEKLGDAGLKLLKDFANVDCSYNLSTEELCTKISLCDALIVRSGTKVSREVFESSAGRLKVVGRAGVGIDNVDLAAATEHGCLVVNAPTANTVAAAEHGIALLAAMARNIAQADASVKAGKWQRNKYVGVSLVGKTLAILGFGKVGSEVARRAKGLGMTVIAHDPYAPADRARAVGVELVTFEEAIATADFISLHMPLTAATSKMLNDETFAKMKKGVRIVNVARGGVIDEDALVRALDSGIVAQAALDVFTEEPPPKDSKLILHELVTATPHLGASTMEAQEGVAIEIAEAVLGALKGELAATAVNAPMVPSEVLTELKPFVDLAEKLGRLAVQLVAGGSGVKTVKVTYATSRAPDDLDTRLLRAMITKGLIEPISSVFVNLVNADFTAKQRGIRITEERVILDGSPENPLEFIQVQIANVESRFASAISDSGEIKVEGRVKDDIPHLTKVGSFDVDVSLEGSIILCRQVDQPGMIGKVGSVLGEENVNVSFMSVGRIAPRKQAVMAIGVDEQPSKESLKKIGEIPSVEEFVFLKL from the exons ATGGCCACCGCCACATCCCAAACACTTCGATTCCAATCTCCgtcactctctctctcctcgAAGCTCCCCCTCTCCTCCGCGTTCTCCGTCTCGCTCCGCCCTCGCCACCGCGGCTCCCGCCCTCTCGTGCTAGTCGTCTCCGCCGGGCTCGACGCGAAGCCCACGGTGCTCGTCGCCGAGAAGCTCGGAGACGCGGGGCTGAAGCTGCTCAAGGACTTCGCCAACGTCGACTGTTCCTACAACCTCAGCACCGAGGAGCTCTGCACCAAGATCTCGCTCTGCGACGCCCTCATCGTGCGCAGCGGCACCAAGGTCTCGCGCGAGGTCTTTGAGTCCTCCGCCGGCAGGTTGAAAGTCGTCGGAAGAGCCGGTGTCGGAATCGATAATGTGGATCTGGCCGCCGCCACCGAGCACGGCTGCTTGGTCGTCAATGCGCCCACCGCCAACACCGTCGCCGCCGCCGAGCACGGGATCGCACTCCTTGCCGCCATGGCCAGGAACATCGCTCAGGCCGATGCGTCCGTCAAAGCCG GGAAATGGCAGAGAAATAAATATGTGGGAGTTTCCTTGGTTGGGAAAACACTTGCCATCTTGGGATTTGGGAAGGTGGGCTCTGAAGTTGCTCGCCGTGCCAAGGGGCTTGGTATGACTGTCATTGCGCATGACCCGTATGCTCCTGCTGACCGTGCGAGGGCGGTCGGTGTGGAGCTTGTGACCtttgaggaggccattgccaCTGCGGATTTCATCTCTCTACATATGCCTCTCACGGCTGCTACATCAAAGATGCTCAATGATGAGACTTTTGCGAAGATGAAGAAAGGAGTTCGCATTGTCAATGTTGCTCGTGGAGGGGTCATTGATGAGGATGCACTTGTTAGGGCACTGGATTCTGGAATTGTAGCTCAG GCGGCTCTTGACGTTTTCACTGAGGAGCCACCACCCAAAGACAGCAAGTTGATTCTGCATGAGCTCGTTACTGCAACACCTCATCTTGGTGCCAGTACCATGGAAGCTCAA GAAGGTGTGGCTATTGAAATAGCAGAAGCTGTCCTTGGTGCGTTGAAAGGGGAGCTTGCTGCTACTGCAGTAAATGCACCAATGGTTCCCTCAGAG GTGTTGACAGAATTAAAACCATTCGTTGATCTTGCCGAGAAACTGGGTAGGCTGGCTGTCCAGCTGGTCGCAGGAGGAAGCGGTGTAAAAACAGTGAAGGTCACTTATGCCACCTCTAGGGCCCCTGATGATCTGGACACTCGTCTTCTCCGTGCCATGATAACCAAGGGTCTGATTGAGCCTATATCTAGTGTTTTTGTGAACTTGGTTAATGCTGATTTCACTGCTAAGCAAAGAGGGATCAGGATAACTGAGGAGAGGGTTATTCTTGATGGTTCACCTGAGAATCCACTAGAATTCATTCAGGTCCAGATTGCTAATGTGGAATCCCGATTTGCTAGTGCTATATCAGATTCTGGGGAGATTAAAGTTGAGGGTCGGGTAAAAGATGATATCCCCCATCTGACAAAGGTTGGGTCTTTTGATGTTGATGTTAGTTTGGAAGGTAGCATCATACTGTGTAGGCAAGTAGATCAACCAGGCATGATTGGAAAGGTTGGGAGCGTTTTGGGCGAGGAAAATGTGAATGTTAGTTTCATGAGCGTAGGAAGAATTGCTCCACGCAAGCAAGCTGTTATGGCAATTGGAGTGGACGAACAACCTAGCAAGGAATCTTTGAAGAAGATTGGAGAAATTCCTTCCGTGGAAGAGTTCGTATTCCTTAAATTGTAA